A genomic window from Candidatus Binatus sp. includes:
- the aceE gene encoding pyruvate dehydrogenase (acetyl-transferring), homodimeric type, giving the protein METIEDLDPEETGEWLDSLDAVVDREGVDRAHFLLENLITKARGRGAFLPYNANTPYVNTIPADRQPRYPGDREIERRISSIIRWNAAAMVLRANKETSELGGHIASFQSAATLYDIGFNHFWRAPTKTFAGDLIYIQGHSSPGIYARAFLEGRLSEDQLINFRREVDGKGLSSYPHPWLMPDFWQFPTVSMGLGPMMAIYQARFMKYLEGRGLAEMGDRKVWAFMGDGEMDEPESLGAISLASRERLDNLIFVVNCNLQRLDGPVRGNGKIIQELESSFRGNGWNVIKVIWGSNWDPLLARDKLGLLRRRMEECVDGEYQTFKARDGAYVRREFFAKYPEVLDMVSGMTDQELWQLRRGGHDPLKVYSAYRAAVEHRGEPTVILAKTIKGYGMGAAGEGMNITHQAKKMDLAALKAFRDRFQIPVLDDQIADIPFYRPPEDSIEVKYLKERRAALGGNIPQRRRTSTALEVPPLSAFELQLKGTDDREISTTMAFVRVLSTLLRDKNIGSRIVPIVPDESRTFGMEGMFRQLGIFSQVGQLYKPEDAGQLMFYREHQQGQILQEGINEAGAMSSWIAGATSYSTHNLPMIPFYIFYSMFGFQRVGDLAWAAGDMRSRGFLLGGTSGRTTLNGEGLQHADGHSHLASSTIPNCVSYDPTFAYEVAVIIHDGLRRMLQEQENVFYYITLMNENYQHPALPEGAEAGILKGMYLFRDGSDGKAPRVQLMGSGTILREVIAAADLLQNDFGVVGDVWSVPSFTELRREGLEIDRWNMLHPTAPQKRSYVETCLNGRPGPVVASTDYIKAFADQIRPYVPRRYRVLGTDGFGRSDYRARLRSFFEVDRYYIALAALKSLADEEQIPASRVQSAIKKYKIDPEKPSPVTV; this is encoded by the coding sequence ATGGAAACCATTGAAGATCTGGATCCCGAAGAGACGGGCGAATGGCTCGACTCGCTGGACGCAGTAGTCGATCGCGAAGGCGTCGATCGCGCCCATTTCCTGCTCGAGAATCTGATCACCAAGGCGCGCGGGCGTGGCGCGTTTCTGCCGTACAATGCCAACACACCGTACGTAAATACGATTCCGGCCGACCGGCAGCCGCGCTATCCCGGCGATCGCGAGATCGAGCGGCGCATCAGCTCGATCATCAGGTGGAACGCGGCGGCGATGGTGCTGCGCGCGAACAAGGAAACGTCGGAACTGGGCGGTCATATCGCGAGCTTCCAATCGGCCGCGACGCTGTACGACATCGGCTTCAATCATTTCTGGCGCGCCCCGACCAAGACCTTCGCCGGCGACCTCATTTATATACAGGGGCACTCGTCGCCAGGAATTTACGCGCGCGCTTTTCTCGAAGGTCGTCTGAGCGAAGACCAACTGATCAATTTTCGGCGCGAGGTCGATGGCAAGGGTCTGTCGTCCTACCCGCATCCGTGGTTGATGCCGGATTTCTGGCAGTTCCCGACGGTCTCGATGGGCCTCGGCCCGATGATGGCGATTTACCAGGCGCGCTTCATGAAGTACCTCGAGGGACGCGGCCTGGCCGAGATGGGCGATCGCAAGGTGTGGGCCTTCATGGGCGACGGCGAGATGGACGAGCCGGAATCGCTCGGCGCGATTTCGCTGGCCTCGCGCGAGCGCCTCGACAATCTGATCTTCGTCGTCAATTGCAATCTGCAACGGCTCGACGGTCCGGTGCGCGGCAACGGCAAGATCATCCAGGAGCTCGAATCGAGTTTCCGCGGCAACGGCTGGAACGTGATCAAGGTGATCTGGGGCAGCAACTGGGATCCGCTGCTCGCGCGCGACAAGCTCGGGCTGTTGCGCCGCCGGATGGAAGAATGCGTCGATGGCGAGTACCAGACCTTTAAGGCGCGCGACGGCGCGTACGTGCGGCGCGAGTTCTTCGCCAAATATCCCGAGGTGCTCGACATGGTGTCGGGCATGACCGATCAGGAATTGTGGCAACTGCGGCGCGGCGGCCACGACCCGCTGAAGGTGTACTCGGCATACCGAGCGGCGGTGGAGCATCGCGGCGAGCCCACGGTTATTCTCGCAAAGACGATCAAGGGCTACGGGATGGGCGCGGCTGGCGAGGGCATGAACATCACGCATCAGGCGAAGAAGATGGATCTCGCGGCGCTGAAGGCGTTCCGCGATCGCTTCCAGATTCCGGTGCTCGACGATCAGATCGCCGACATTCCATTTTACCGCCCGCCCGAAGACAGCATCGAGGTAAAGTATCTGAAGGAGCGGCGCGCGGCGCTCGGCGGCAACATCCCGCAACGACGGCGCACATCGACGGCGCTCGAAGTGCCGCCGCTGTCGGCGTTTGAACTGCAGCTCAAGGGCACCGACGATCGCGAGATCTCCACTACGATGGCGTTCGTGCGCGTGCTATCGACGCTGCTGCGCGACAAGAATATCGGCAGCCGCATCGTGCCGATCGTCCCCGACGAATCGCGCACCTTCGGGATGGAAGGGATGTTCCGGCAACTCGGAATTTTCTCGCAGGTCGGCCAACTCTACAAACCCGAGGACGCAGGGCAACTGATGTTCTATCGCGAGCATCAGCAGGGACAGATTCTGCAGGAGGGAATCAATGAGGCGGGCGCGATGTCGTCGTGGATCGCGGGCGCGACCTCGTACAGCACGCACAATCTGCCGATGATTCCGTTCTACATCTTCTACTCGATGTTCGGATTTCAGCGCGTCGGCGATCTGGCGTGGGCGGCTGGCGACATGCGGAGCCGCGGCTTTCTGCTCGGTGGAACTTCCGGCCGCACGACGCTGAACGGCGAGGGGCTGCAGCACGCCGACGGCCACAGCCATCTTGCGTCCTCGACGATTCCGAATTGCGTTTCGTACGATCCGACCTTCGCCTACGAAGTCGCCGTCATCATCCACGACGGACTCAGGCGGATGCTGCAGGAGCAGGAGAACGTTTTCTATTACATCACGCTGATGAACGAGAACTATCAGCATCCGGCGCTTCCGGAGGGCGCGGAGGCCGGCATCCTGAAGGGGATGTATCTATTCCGCGACGGTAGCGACGGCAAAGCGCCGCGCGTTCAACTGATGGGCTCGGGCACGATCCTGCGCGAGGTGATCGCGGCGGCGGATTTGCTGCAGAACGATTTCGGCGTGGTCGGCGACGTGTGGAGCGTCCCGAGTTTCACGGAACTCCGGCGCGAAGGCCTCGAGATCGATCGATGGAACATGCTGCATCCGACCGCGCCGCAAAAACGCAGCTACGTCGAGACTTGCCTCAACGGGCGGCCCGGTCCGGTGGTCGCGTCGACGGATTACATCAAGGCGTTCGCCGATCAGATTCGGCCCTACGTGCCGCGCCGCTATCGCGTGCTCGGCACCGACGGCTTCGGCCGCAGCGACTATCGCGCGCGGCTGCGCAGTTTCTTCGAGGTGGATCGCTATTACATCGCGCTCGCAGCGTTGAAGAGTCTCGCCGACGAGGAGCAGATTCCCGCGTCGCGCGTGCAATCGGCGATCAAGAAGTACAAAATCGATCCGGAAAAGCCGAGTCCTGTTACGGTTTAG